The following are encoded together in the Pseudodesulfovibrio indicus genome:
- a CDS encoding methyl-accepting chemotaxis protein: MNRVADTYTATFDSFPFPVFSVDQSHKLLFLNKNAQEIAGRSDHELLGKPCSGVFNTDICETENCVCTQSMRTRKRSVGTTRGTLDKGAVDIKGYASPLFDEHQNVVGALEVVVDQTDILDSQRKMQRVADRAGRLSERMTTASGQLLDRVEESRRGAEEQSARATETATAMDEMNSTVLEVARNANEAALNAEQAQVQAQAGRDVVVKVASTVGEVRELASTLKANMGELGEQADGIGKVMTVINDIADQTNLLALNAAIEAARAGDAGRGFAVVADEVRKLAEKTMVATTEVGNAIGAIQSMAQRNVSETDKVARVVEICTSLARDAGDSLQAIVEVSRDSVNQVQGIAAAAEEQSAASEQITKATDEMHGISRNTSEAMAESARACHELASIAKELDGLIGELGAS, from the coding sequence ATGAACCGGGTGGCCGACACCTACACCGCCACCTTTGATTCCTTCCCGTTCCCGGTGTTCTCCGTGGACCAAAGCCACAAGCTGCTCTTCCTCAACAAGAACGCCCAGGAGATCGCGGGCAGGAGCGACCACGAACTGCTCGGCAAGCCGTGCAGCGGGGTCTTCAATACCGACATCTGCGAAACGGAAAACTGTGTCTGCACCCAGTCCATGCGCACCCGCAAACGGAGCGTGGGTACCACCAGAGGGACCCTGGACAAGGGCGCGGTGGACATCAAGGGGTACGCCTCGCCGCTGTTCGACGAGCACCAGAACGTGGTCGGCGCGCTGGAAGTGGTGGTGGACCAGACCGACATCCTCGATTCCCAGCGCAAGATGCAGCGGGTCGCGGACCGGGCCGGTCGGCTGTCCGAGCGCATGACCACGGCCTCGGGCCAGCTCCTGGACCGAGTCGAGGAATCGCGCCGGGGGGCCGAAGAGCAGAGCGCCCGCGCCACCGAGACGGCCACGGCCATGGACGAGATGAATTCCACCGTGCTGGAGGTGGCCCGTAACGCCAACGAGGCGGCGCTCAACGCCGAGCAGGCCCAGGTTCAGGCCCAGGCCGGACGCGACGTGGTGGTCAAGGTGGCCTCCACCGTCGGCGAGGTCCGGGAGCTTGCCTCCACCCTGAAGGCGAACATGGGCGAGCTGGGCGAACAGGCCGACGGCATCGGCAAGGTCATGACCGTGATCAACGACATCGCGGACCAGACCAACCTGCTGGCGCTCAATGCGGCCATCGAGGCGGCCCGCGCGGGCGACGCCGGGCGCGGCTTCGCCGTTGTCGCGGACGAGGTCCGCAAGCTTGCTGAAAAGACCATGGTCGCCACCACCGAGGTGGGCAACGCCATCGGCGCCATCCAGAGCATGGCCCAGCGCAACGTCAGCGAGACCGACAAGGTGGCCCGCGTGGTCGAGATCTGTACCTCCCTGGCTCGCGACGCGGGCGACTCCCTGCAGGCCATCGTGGAGGTCTCCCGCGACTCCGTGAACCAAGTCCAGGGTATCGCCGCAGCCGCCGAGGAGCAGTCCGCGGCCTCGGAACAGATCACCAAGGCTACCGATGAGATGCACGGCATCTCCAGGAACACCAGCGAAGCCATGGCCGAATCGGCCCGCGCCTGCCACGAGCTGGCCTCCATCGCCAAGGAGCTGGACGGCCTGATCGGAGAGCTCGGCGCCTCCTAG